atcaatttcaataataataataatgttagtaaaacgtactaaaaaaaataataattaaaaagaacgATAATAAGAACGAGGGAAAACTGACTGAAACGCGATCAAATAATTTTTAGAATTAGAAAATAGTGGAGAAAGTGGAGAGGGAAGTCTGTTCGATTTTGCCTTAGTTGCCATTCGGGCAAGGGAAAGAAGCAAGAAcaatatcgtggtttttctagTTTTCTGGAGGAATCGAATCGTATTCGGAGATCTATCTTATCACGGGGTTTCTATTGAATCGATCCACCACCTTCGAGTTAGATCCAACTCTGTTATCACCTTCTCATCCTACAAACAATGGATTCAGTGGAGGCTATCGAGGAGTTGGCTCAGTTGTCGGACTCCATGCGGCAAGCTGCCGCTTTGCTCGCCGATGAGGACGTCGATGAAACTTCCACCTCCGGTTCTTCCTCTCGTAGGCCTTCCACTTTCCTCAACGTCGTTGCCCTGGGGAATGTGGTAAGTTCACATCTCTCCTGATTCGTTATCGAATTACATTCTGTAGCTCTCGCATCTATTTACCATTTGCGCATGCGTTGTTCATCAAATTTTCGAAAATTTTACATGAAGTGGTAGATCCTATCTGGATTGGATCCATGAAATTCCAAAactcatgattttttttagaaatgccACTCCAGTTATTGAGATTGAAACATGATTATAATTGGAAGGAGATGTACTACTTCCTGGTGATCGGACTCCTGTGGTACTGCAAGGCCATTGGACATTCGAAACTGTTTCCGTGAGATCGGGATGATGGATTGATTTATCGATCTAATATTCCGTAATATTCATGTAGCTTTTGAAAAGGCGTTGGTATGTTTCATGGCATTAGCAATTCGAGTTAGCCAGACCACTATGAGAAACGATGAATCTAGCTCTGCTTCGATAAATTATAATTCATCTACAAGATAGCTCGGCAGTGTTATTATTTTAGAGGTCACTTCTGATCGAGTACTTGTTTCCGTACATCTCATTCCACACTTCTCTAAGTTCTATGTCTAGCAGAGAGCATGTAAGTGTAGATTTGGAAACATCCTGAAGAGTAAAGAAAATATCCAGTCGATCATTGAGGGGTAGTGCTGAAGCAGTTCCCTTAAATATGGAAATAAAATGACATGGAGTTTCAACCATCACTTGAAATTGAATTGGCTGTGGATATTATGCTTGCTGTTCATGGTTCTCTGGTTATAGTGTTATAAGCtctacatttattttattgcaattttctATTGTCTCGAACATTTGAAGGAGAATATTCAGTACTTCCTTAACTGAACTTCTGAATAATTAACTGTAAATGGACAGCAAAGCAAGAAGCTTGCGGTTCTCGTTGCACCTTGCTATTGAAGTGCTCATGCACTAGCATGAAAGCTCTTGCACCTTAATATCTAAAACATGGTAAGGGTCCtgatttgttttttctttttcagggAGCTGGTAAATCTGCAGTTTTAAATAGCTTGATTGGACATCCTGTTTTGGTAAGTTGGACTTCACATGTTCTCAGAACCCACTTTTAAGTTTCTACATATAAAACTACACAAATGCCAACATTAAGACTGTCACTTTACTGAGtttatatccattttttttttccagccaACTGGGGAAAATGGTGCTACTAGAGCTCCCATAAGCATTGATTTACAGAGGGATGGCTCGTTGAGCAGCAAATCAATCATCTTGCAAATTGACAATAAGTCTCAGCCAGTTTCTGCAAGTCAGTGACTATAATGAATACTCTCTTTGCCTTTATCCATGAATTACAGTTTTGTGCTTGTGTTTTATGGATGGTTtgataaatatatctacaatattTAGTTGTTACATTGATTTCTTTTCTTACTTCCCTATAGATCTTATTATCCATTGAATTTGTTTCTTTAAATAATAGAGCTGCACTTTTAGTTATTAACTGCAGTTGGTGGTgaatttttatcttcttttgtGAACTGATAATGTCCTTGTTGGCAATTTTCCAgcatttttgtttcttaaaagaaaaaaaaaatgctcaaTTAATCCATATTCTGCTCTATGTTTTTATCTTCATTTTCCCTATATCTATGCAGGTGCTTTGCGACATTCTCTGCAGGACAGATTGAGTAAAGGTTCATCTGGCAAGAGTCGAGATGAAATCTATTTGAAGCTTCGTACTAGTACAGGTAGCTCATGAGTCCATGATTACGGCTGACAATTTCTAGGCTTTAGTTTCATGAAACATTTGGCGGAATTGTGATGGACACTGGCATATGCATGACAGTAAAACAGTATATTGATTCTTCTGCTCACGTCTActagaattcaaatgtttatggCTTTTTATTAGTAgtttcaaaaaattgaaaatacttTTCTGATTCAGAAAATTGAGTTGGGTGGTTGTCTTTGATATGATTTTTCAGAGACTGAAACAAATCTTATGAAATACAATACAGcatcttgtttttttgtttctgtttctgtttttttaatttttaatttttaaatgtatgtttatataattaaaatgttttttaGTGTCTAGCAACTCAAATTTGtgattattatatatttaacaaACAATAACCTAAAGGAAATAAAGGTGTTAATACAAAAAATATTTCCTTATAATTGATGTTTTAGTGTCCCTTATGTCTTTGATATGATTTTTCAGGGACTGAAACATATCTTATGAAGTACAATGCAGcatcttgttttattttatttttttaatttttaaatatatgtttatataattaaaGTGTGTTTTAGTGTCTAGCAACTCAAATTTgtgaatattatatatttaacaaACAATAACGCAAgggacatatatatatatttttatttttaaatatatgtttatataattgATGTTTTAGTGTCCCTTATGTACTTGAGTTACAATTCTTCCTCTCAGCACCTCCGTTGAAATTGATTGATTTACCTGGGCTTGATCAGCGGAGCGTGAGTGAATCAATGGTAAGCACAAATTTCTACTTGAGGAGTTGTCATCTATTGATTCTCTCCATTTCTTATTAGTTTCTAACGAAGTAACCCTGAGGGTTGGGAGTTGTGTTAAAGAACTTTAAAGTCAAACAAATAAATTATGGTCCTTTGAGAAGAATACACTAAACAGTTAAATGTGGAAAGTATAATAATAAGGTTAAGTATTGTCCTTTCTTTTACTGGAATTTTATGataatttgatcattttttaaaatttagcaaGCTAACaatattctctctctctctctctctctctctatatatatatatatatttttttttttttctgctaacttaattattaaattttccaAGATTCTCTGATTTTTAGATATTGCATAAAAAACAATTAAGCTGATTTATGATTAGTATTAAGCACACGTTTCACTTTGTAGTTTTTagggtaaaaaaaaatgaagagagaATCGTAAAATGACAGAGAATCCACAAATGTTCTTGGAGGGTGAGAATTCTCCTAGGGAACTTGTTATAGCATGGAGGTAGGTTTTCTTTCCTTTGTAATCGGGTGAGTGGATGATGAGTTTTCTGTTTAAGAGGGGGTCATGTATTGGAGGGCAAACTGCCAGAgactgaaaaaagaaaaagaacaaatagATGGGCTTGGAAATTGCATGCTACGCTCAAAGGCTTCAAAAGGCAATTATTGGAGAGAGGCTCATTTAAAGCTAATTGGTAATTCATAAACAATAGTGTACCTTCAAGCTAACTAATATGGTAAGTCTGAGAGCTCTGCTTACTCCAATTAATGTTGAAAAtgttctttattaattttaaataaatcatagaTTATATGGTGATAAATAAGTAGAATATCGATAACTCTTATGCTTACCATACACCATGCATAAACTTTAGAAGACAATACACATTTTGATTGGTGATATagcaatttcaaaattatatgcCCCTGGGTTActgttttaattttgttaatttttctgTTATGGTCAAGCGGTTTCAGTGACGGATAATTTTTCTTGTATAGATTAGTGAATATGGTGAGCACAATGATGCCATTTTGCTAGTCATTGTGCCTGCTTCTCAAGCAGCTGAGATTGCTTCAACTCGTGCCCTCAGACTGGCAAAGGAATATGACGGTGAAGGTAAATTTCGGTACCTGGGAAAATTAGGATACATGTTCAGTCTTCTTAAGGGAGCGGGTAGGCAGGGGATACTTATATTTTCTTTAGTTCTGTAGCTGCAATAAATCTTATAACTTTTGATTTTACTATTGTTGTGGATTGTAGGCATTTTCATATGAGAGTTAGCAGCCTCTTTTTCTGGATGCATCTTTCTCATTCCTGGCTGTGttgatttttttccccttttattttcccttcaattgacattattttgtGCCCAAGTCGTAACTACATTGTTATGAAACATCTCTCCTTTGCAGTCAATTTTTTCGTTGTTAAAATGAAGAATATCATGTTGATTGCAGGAACTAGAACCATTGGGATAATTAGTAAAATAGATCAAGCTGCTTCAGATCAGAAATCTCTGGCTGCTGTTCAGGCTTTATTATTAAATCAAGGACCACCAAGAGCTTCAGATATACCATGGGTTGCTTTAATTGGTCAATCTGTTTCAATTGCTACTGCGCAGTCTGGTTCTGTTGGCTCTGAAAATTCTTTGGAAACTGCTTGGAGGGCCGAGAGTGAAAGTCTGAAATCCATACTGACTGGAGCCCCTCAGAGTAAACTGGGTAGAATTGCTTTGGTGGATGCTTTGGCTCAGCAAATACGGAACCGTATGAAAGTCAGACTTCCAAACCTATTATCAGGGTAATTTCTTTTAGATGCTATATTATCAATGTATTTTTTAACCATACACTTTTACATGGCTTCTAGATGCATTGAGTTACATTTATGTATGTGATGTAAGAAATTTTCCATTAAATTTTGTCCAGTTTTTCCTATCCATTTTTTAAATCCAGTTCCAGTTGCATGAGTAGATCATATTAATTTGTATTATTAAGTATGTCGATATTTTTGCGGTCTATATTAAAAAACAACCTTCCAACTTGAAATCTTTTGAAGCTTAGGATTTTTTGGATCTTGGTAAGGTTTGCATTTCTAAAGGTGGCTTCACTTGTAATTCCCATTTGTAACTTTCAACTTTGTTGGTGTGTGGGGATATCTCATCTCACCCTCTTTTGTATCCTCCTTTTGACAATGAAAGTtaagtttcttattttaaaaaaaaaaactttgaacttTGTTGGATCAACTGATAGAgggtttaaatttttatttatttatttatttgttcataaatgaataaatggataatttttaattttgtgacaactaatatttaatttaaaatttcacaatGTAATCGTGGGTTATTAAGTTGAAGAATGTGACGACTGACCAATAAAGATAATTTGTATCTTGATCTTCCTCCGTAGGGGATATTGGTGTACTCTGTTAACTGGCTTCTTAGTTTCTATTTACTTCTTAATTTACTATATGCTAGGCTACAAGGAAAGTCTCAGATTGTTCAAGATGAGTTATCGAAACTTGGTGACCAAATGGGGGAAAGCGCTGAAGGGACAAGAGCTGTAGCCTTGCAACTCTGCCGTGAATTTGAAGATAAGTTTCTTCAGCACATTGCAACTGGTGAGGTGAGTGATATTAATATCTTAAGTTCTCTTTAATTGATCTGGTGGCGGCCCATCTGTGGCTATTTAGTAATATGCATGTTGATTTCATTCTTGTTGCTGCTCCAACTTAGCAGAATTGGTAATATGAACCTTTCTTTGTGTGTCCGTGTGAAATCTTCTTAGTTCCAAAAGGCCCATGTTAATGGACAAGAAAATAGGTGGAAAAATATCAAACTTTCTGTTCTGGACGAATTTCAAAACTATGATGTAATTAAGTAACTTCACACGTGAAAGTGAACTTTATTTAATGAAAGCATTTGAAGACTTTCAAACTCaatcatgaaattaaaatgtaattttcTGTGTTTATTACTTATCTTTCTCGCCCTCGTTTTCTCTTAGATAATGGAATGCTATCcatgtataatattttatttttcatatgaaGTCAGAAGTTGGTTAGACTCTCCTTATGttcaagaattaaattaaaatgattaatgtaaattgttgaaattagttaaaattatttataggaaaattattttaaatgacaaaactgctaaaaatatttacaaataatagtaaaatatcacagtttatctgtgatagaccgcgatagacagtgatagaatactatctgtgtcatgatagataccgatagactactatttgtgtctatcatGATACAGATAGACAtaaatagacacaaatagtagtctatcattgTCAATCgcggtctatcacagatagactatgatattttgctattatttgtaaatattctgGTTcgttttcttatatttgaaaacaacccttatTTATAAAAGCATTCATCTAAATATCTCAACAATTAAgtcaactttttattttttttcccggTACATTTGGCTGTGTTTGAATGAAAGTTTTTGTTAAttacaaaaagagaaaaagaaaatcctcAGCTTAGTGTAATTTCTAGTCCAATATAGTTGTCACAGTTTTGTCCTTTTATCAAGTTAGTTTGTATGATGACCTAAAAAAGTATTCttctaatataaaataatacctGGGCCTGAATGATTATCCTGGTTCCTACATCAAATTAGTTCAACGATTTCTTTGATTAGGGGGTTTCAGTTGCATGTGACgattttcaattttagggtGCTGGTTGGAAAATTGTTGCTAGTTTTGAGGGAAACTTTCCAAACAGAATCAAGCAGCTCCCTCTAGACAGACATTTTGACATTAACAATGTGAAGAGGGTACGTTCTTGTGTGCTTTTTCTCACCAGTTCTGTTCTTCTGGcattgaattttttgttttgtgtttAGATTATATCCATGTTTTgtaatatttacttttttttcttttgattattTTGAAACAGATCGTGTTAGAAGCTGATGGTTATCAACCATATTTGATATCCCCTGAAAAGGGTTTGCGATCTCTTATAAAAGGCGTTTTAGAGCTTGCAAAAGAACCATCACGTCTCTGCGTTGATGAGGTAAACCTTGCTGGGCTTTGGTTCTTCATTTGGTTGGTCTTTTCCCCTTGTCATACGAAGTTCAATTCTCATGTACAGAACAAAGTAAAGAGAATTTGCATGTTAAAGTTTGTATCTCTGTCATCTTTTTTGCACTTTCATTGTCTATATTAGGGATTGAATTGCTTCCCCATTTAcagcatttttttaaaaaaaaatgtaaaagttTGTTTTCATCTACCTTGCCAAATATGAAAAAAAGCCACATGTTCATCTTTATGTAGTTCATTTTTTAGTTCATTCTGCTACTTATGGAGTTCTTGCTGGGCTGATAAAAAGGTTCATCGCGTTCTAGTGGATATAGTTTCTGCTGCTGCAAACTCTACACCAGGTCTTGGAAGATACCCACCTTTCAAGAGAGAGGTATGGCAAACAAATTTGTCTAGTTTCTAATGTCATAGTGCTCTTTATTTCTCTTGAAGAGAAAATGGTATACTCGTATAGCATGATCAAGGCTGTCATTCTTTGGCCTTGAGCctctatatataaaaatatcatCATCTTTCTTGAAGATCGTGGCTCTCGCAAGTGCTGCATTAGATGGATTTAAGAATGAAGCAAAGAAAATGGTAGTTGCACTGGTTGACATGGAGCGAGCTTTTGTGCCTCCACAACATTTTATTCGATTGGTACAAAGGAGGTACTTCTAATATGTTCTTTAGCTTGCATATAATTTCCTCAATGAGTAAACAGTTATGTTATTGAACATTTAAAGGTTTGAATAACTGTAATCAACCTTCCCCTAAGTTTTCCTTAGTCCACATAATTTAACCTACCATTgaaaaatcatatatattttccttAGAACAATCTTTAAGTGTGTTTTGTATGAGTTAGGATGGAGAGACAGCGTCGAGAGGAGGAAGTGAAACATAAATCGTCAAAGAAAGGTCAAGAGGCAGAGCAAGCAATATTAAACAGGGTATTTGTTCTCTTCTGCTTCAAATTGCAGAAagttaatataatatttgattttctcTCACTTTTCCTCGGTGTGTTTACCATAAGCATCGTTCactatttttcccttttttctttccttGATATTATTTTGGGTCAGGCAACTAGTCCTCAAACCGGTGGTCAACAAAGTAGTGGAAGCCTGAAATCAATGAAGGAAAAACCTGGCAAAGAGGACAAAGAAGTACAGGAAACTTCTGGTTTGAAGACTGCTGGTCCAGAAGGGGAAATAACAGCAGGTATGTACACGTGTGTGTGTACTTTATCGGTTCTGCAAATTGTTAGCAATCCTCTCTGTTTGCTCTCTCGTGCAATTGATGGCCATTACTTTATAGAAACTTCTAATTTTCTTGAGCTGTTAAAACATCTAATCTTGTGGTGAACCTTTCGTTGGACGAGGAACCCCAAATGGAGGACACTTGAGTTATTAATTTATGCTAGTAGATCTAATTTTGTCGCTGTGTTTGGGGACTCATTTAGGCCAAAATATGCATACAGACTCATGTTTTAGGAAATCAATGAAAGTTGCTTGAGTTTGAAAGTTTATTAGTgttttgaaaaaggaaaaatggtttCAGGACCTGTTCTGTCGAAGATTTGAGTTGTAAGCCtccatttaaatataaaaacataGACACACATACTCACAAGAAACACATACTCACAAAGACAACTAAGTTTATGGTTAAAGTATCACTAACCATTAAGATTATATAACTGTTAAAGAAAAAACTCAGATCTACCACAATGATCTTCATAAGTAAAAACTTATCATTCAGAACATTGTTATTTTATCActtataaattgttattttctttagtttatatcttcaatatttttttaaaagctttGGTGATTTTAGTAATGGGCTAGACAATCCTATCTCTTGGTATATTGCACTGCATTGGGTGCTTTTATGAGTTTGGAGGATGTGcagagaattaattttatttactcTAGTGATTTTATGGGGCCAAAAGATAACTATGCTCTATTATGGAAGCACAAACCTCAACGATATGAGATATCAACTTTGAAGCTAAAATTTTGAGCCTCACTTACTTACGAGCTCACTTACCTATGAGCATCGGGACTTGGCTTTAAAAGCTTTTTTCAAAACCATTATCTAACTTCTCATTTGAATAGTGTCTGTCAGATAATCATCTATTTCGTTAACACATTTCATTCCCTTTATTTTATGGTCGAATTCAAAATCTGAAGAATGGATTGGATGTTGAAGATTTACATTATTGGATATCTGGAATGTTGGAATCTGGTTTATGGTGAAGGTATCTATTTTGGTTACTTTGATTACGCCTGttaactttcaaattttcaaatatgcTAGGTTTTTTGTTAAAGAAAAGTGCCAAAACAAATGGATGGAGTAAAAGATGGTTCGTTTTAAATGAGAAGACTGGAAAGGTatgtgtatttttcttttattatttccaTTAGCTATTATGTGCAATTCTGAAGGCTTGAAGAATGTTCACATGGTAAATTTCTCTTTTCCATCATTCTATATTATGTATTCCATTTATCATGCCCccttctattttataaaaagaacTGTGTCGTAGTTTATGGAATCTTATCGGCAAGTACTAGTAAACCATATCGCTATGAAGTTTGAATTGCAGTTTCCCTTTGGTTATGCGTAGTATGCAGTAGCTGCACATATTTAGgtgataatattttttaaattatctgCAAAAGAATGATTTGATGTTTTGAAAAGATGTGCTAATACTCTGTTAGCTTCTTCGTCGTCCATCTGTATGTCTAATTCTGTTGCTTTATATCTCTAGAAACTTCGTGGGTACTTAACCACTTTGGGATTTTTTTGATGATTTAAGGTGTGGGTTATGCTTGTGGCTTTATCCTAAGTTTTAAGATGGCTTCCTGTATGCAATATCTAATTCGTAATATGGACCAAATTATGAAAGGGAATCTGTGTACTTTTGGTGTAACTGTTGCTGATATCTGTCCTCCATCTAATATGTGCTAGAAGAATAGTTCTTACAAATTTTCCTTTCTTATGTCAGCTTGGATACACTAAAAAGCAAGAGGAGAGACATTTCCGTGGTGTGATCACTTTGGAGGTATGAAGAACCGTTGGTACAGAGATTATTAAGTTTTCTAGTTCTAGATGTGGTCGAGTTTACTATAGTTATCttagaaattcattttttacAATATAATTTTCAAACTGCTAGTAACATCTTTTTAGAAATTCACTTTTCTCCTATgatatagaattttttttctttctttttccaattcCATCCTCATCATCTCTATCACAGCTGATGATCAATTTAGTCAATGCCTGGGCGGGCAGCTGGTCTTCTGAATAATTATGGTGCGATATTTGAGTAGTCATCTTCTCTGTTATAAATAACTTTGCAGGAATGTAATGTTGAGGAGGCTTCAGACGAGGAAGAAGCTTCTTCAAAGGGTTCAAAGGATAAGAAAGCTAATGGACCAgattctggaaaaggtctcgtGTTCAAGATCACGAGCAAGGTTGCATATAAAACCGTTCTTAAAGGTTTGTTCTCTGTTAATTTGATCCAGTTATTTGACAACTGGCAGTGGATCCTTCTGCTTGTTTTGTGTTTCAAGTAACAACTCATTCTTCTCTGTTCAGCACACAATGCTGTAGTCTTGAAGGCCGAAAGTATGGCCGACAAGGTTGAATGGATGAATAAGATACGAAATGTTATTCAACCTTCTAGAGGACAGATGAAGGGTCCTGAAAGTGGTCTTCCGATGCGGCAGAGTCTTTCAGATGGTTCTCTTGTAAGTTACCAACTCGCATCCATTTCTTTGCAACAAGTTTTTGATGATGACGACTTCTGAGGAGCCAACAAGTCATTTTTGCTTTATAAGATATTGTTCTTATTTATCAAATAATCCactttgaaattataaattatataactgTTAATTTGGAAAAAGAAGCGACTGTTTAGAAACTTTGGTTTCACTTGATCAAGGATACGATGAATAGAAGACCTGTTGATCCTGAAGAGGAACTACGGTGGATGTCCCAAGAAGTTCGTGGCTATGTTGAAGCTGTCTTGAACAGTTTGGCTGCCAATGTCCCAAAAGTAAACTTCTGGACAATCAATTTACTCTGCTTATCAATACGCCCCTCTATCCTGTGcgaattttaattcaatatctTGCTGATTGATTGATTGAATTGAACAGGCAGTTGTACTCTGCCAAGTTGAGAAAGCCAAGGAAGATATGCTAAATCAGTTGTATAGTTCCATCAGGTTGAATCCAATTCTGCTTGTTGTTTCCGACATTTGTTAATCTATGGATGATTTTGGCagttctattttcaaatttaatatgctaatgatttagattttttttttttatcgttctTCTTCGGTAGTGCTCAAAGCACACCAAGGATAGAGGAGCTACTTCTCGAGGATCACAATGTAAAGAATAAGAGAGAGCGCTGCCAAAAACAATCAGCTCTTCTTTCTAAATTACTACGTCAACTCAGCGTACATGACAACCGAGCGGCTGCTGCAGCCAACTGGTCCGATAGCGGTGCAGGTATTCAATCAATGGCTTTCTTTTATGTTTGCTTTCTATATAACTTTTCATGAATTTTACTTTACAGTGTGTCAGTTTACTCAGACTCAATTCCTTGAGCTTGATTTTAATTGTAGTTTACATTCAACCACCTTTTCCCCCCTGTATatataaatgtttatattttcagaaaGCAGTCCAAAAATGAGTGCTTCATCAGGTGAAGACTGGAAATCTGCATTTGATGCTGCAGCCAATGGTCCTGCGAACTACAATAAATCCTCATCCAATGGTCATAGTCGACGTTATAGTGATCCAGATCAAAATGGGGACCCGAACTCACGTTCAAGCTCCAACAGTCGTCGCACTCCGAACCGGATGCCTCCACCCCCTCCTCCATCTTCGGCTTCAAAATACTATTAGTTGGACTGAGTTTATACTCTTTGATGTTTTGCTTATcttcatcaatatttttttgtcGGGCGACTCCAATGCACACCAGAATTTGCGTACTCCAATTTCTTCTGAAATTCATATGTTTCTACTAGTCCAATACCGGGGAGAACAGTAGATTTACCTT
This genomic window from Benincasa hispida cultivar B227 chromosome 4, ASM972705v1, whole genome shotgun sequence contains:
- the LOC120075635 gene encoding dynamin-2A-like → MDSVEAIEELAQLSDSMRQAAALLADEDVDETSTSGSSSRRPSTFLNVVALGNVGAGKSAVLNSLIGHPVLPTGENGATRAPISIDLQRDGSLSSKSIILQIDNKSQPVSASALRHSLQDRLSKGSSGKSRDEIYLKLRTSTAPPLKLIDLPGLDQRSVSESMISEYGEHNDAILLVIVPASQAAEIASTRALRLAKEYDGEGTRTIGIISKIDQAASDQKSLAAVQALLLNQGPPRASDIPWVALIGQSVSIATAQSGSVGSENSLETAWRAESESLKSILTGAPQSKLGRIALVDALAQQIRNRMKVRLPNLLSGLQGKSQIVQDELSKLGDQMGESAEGTRAVALQLCREFEDKFLQHIATGEGAGWKIVASFEGNFPNRIKQLPLDRHFDINNVKRIVLEADGYQPYLISPEKGLRSLIKGVLELAKEPSRLCVDEVHRVLVDIVSAAANSTPGLGRYPPFKREIVALASAALDGFKNEAKKMVVALVDMERAFVPPQHFIRLVQRRMERQRREEEVKHKSSKKGQEAEQAILNRATSPQTGGQQSSGSLKSMKEKPGKEDKEVQETSGLKTAGPEGEITAGFLLKKSAKTNGWSKRWFVLNEKTGKLGYTKKQEERHFRGVITLEECNVEEASDEEEASSKGSKDKKANGPDSGKGLVFKITSKVAYKTVLKAHNAVVLKAESMADKVEWMNKIRNVIQPSRGQMKGPESGLPMRQSLSDGSLDTMNRRPVDPEEELRWMSQEVRGYVEAVLNSLAANVPKAVVLCQVEKAKEDMLNQLYSSISAQSTPRIEELLLEDHNVKNKRERCQKQSALLSKLLRQLSVHDNRAAAAANWSDSGAESSPKMSASSGEDWKSAFDAAANGPANYNKSSSNGHSRRYSDPDQNGDPNSRSSSNSRRTPNRMPPPPPPSSASKYY